From a region of the Eulemur rufifrons isolate Redbay chromosome 7, OSU_ERuf_1, whole genome shotgun sequence genome:
- the ZBTB34 gene encoding zinc finger and BTB domain-containing protein 34 → MSVEMDSSSFIQFDVPEYSSTVLSQLNELRLQGKLCDIIVHIQGQPFRAHKAVLAASSPYFRDHSALSTMSGLSISVIKNPNVFEQLLSFCYTGRMSLQLKDVVSFLTAASFLQMQCVIDKCTQILESIHSKISVGDVDSVTVGAEENPESRNGVKDSSFFANPVEISPPYCSQGRQPTASGDLRMETTPSKALRSRLQEEGHSDRGSSGSVSEYEIQIEGDQEQGDLLVRESQITEVKVKMEKSDRPSCSDSSSLGDDGYHTEMVDGEQVVAVNVGSYGSVLQHAYSYSQAASQPTSVSDAFGSLSNSSPSRSMLSCFRGGRARQKRALSVHLHSDLQGLVQGSDSEAMMNNPGYESSPRERSARGHWYPYNERLICIYCGKSFNQKGSLDRHMRLHMGITPFVCKFCGKKYTRKDQLEYHIRGHTDDKPFRCEICGKCFPFQGTLNQHLRKNHPGVAEVRSRIESPERTDVYVEQKLENDASASEMALDSRMEIHTVSDAPD, encoded by the coding sequence ATGTCAGTAGAAATGGACAGCAGCAGTTTTATTCAGTTTGATGTGCCCGAGTACAGCAGCACCGTTCTGAGCCAGCTAAACGAACTCCGCCTGCAAGGGAAACTATGTGACATCATTGTCCACATTCAGGGTCAGCCGTTCCGAGCCCACAAAGCAGTCCTTGCTGCCAGCTCCCCATATTTCCGGGACCATTCAGCATTAAGTACCATGAGTGGCTTGTCAATATCAGTGATTAAAAATCCCAATGTGTTTGAGcagttgctttctttttgttacaCTGGAAGAATGTCCTTGCAGCTGAAGGATGTTGTCAGTTTCCTGACTGCGGCCAGCTTTCTTCAGATGCAGTGTGTCATTGACAAGTGCACGCAGATCCTGGAGAGCATCCATTCGAAAATCAGTGTTGGAGATGTTGACTCTGTTACCGTCGGTGCTGAAGAGAATCCTGAGAGTCGTAATGGAGTGAAAGACAGCAGCTTCTTTGCCAACCCAGTTGAGATCTCCCCTCCATATTGCTCTCAGGGACGGCAGCCCACTGCAAGCGGTGATCTCCGGATGGAGACAACCCCCAGCAAAGCTTTGCGCAGCCGCTTACAGGAGGAGGGGCACTCAGACCGCGGGAGCAGTGGGAGCGTTTCTGAGTACGAGATTCAGATAGAGGGGGACCAGGAGCAAGGGGATCTGCTGGTAAGGGAGAGCCAGATCACCGAGGTGAAAGTGAAGATGGAGAAGTCCGACCGGCCCAGCTGTTCTGACAGCTCGTCCCTGGGTGATGATGGGTACCACACCGAGATGGTTGACGGGGAACAAGTTGTGGCAGTGAACGTGGGCTCCTATGGTTCTGTGCTCCAGCATGCATATTCCTACTCTCAAGCAGCCTCGCAGCCAACCAGTGTATCAGACGCTTTTGGAAGTTTGAGTAATTCCAGCCCATCTAGGTCCATGCTGAGCTGTTTCCGAGGAGGGCGTGCCCGCCAGAAGCGGGCTTTGTCTGTCCACCTGCATAGTGATCTGCAGGGCCTGGTGCAAGGGTCTGACAGTGAAGCCATGATGAACAACCCTGGGTATGAGAGCAGTCCCCGGGAGAGGAGTGCGAGAGGTCATTGGTACCCATACAATGAGAGGTTGATCTGTATTTATTGTGGAAAGTCCTTCAACCAGAAAGGAAGCCTCGACAGGCACATGCGACTCCATATGGGAATCACCCCCTTTGTGTGCAAGTTCTGTGGAAAGAAGTACACACGGAAAGACCAACTGGAGTACCACATCCGGGGCCATACTGATGATAAACCATTCCGCTGTGAGATCTGTGGGAAGTGCTTTCCATTCCAAGGTACCCTCAACCAGCACCTGCGGAAAAACCACCCCGGTGTTGCTGAAGTCAGGAGTCGCATTGAGTCCCCGGAGAGAACAGATGTGTATGTGGaacagaaactagaaaatgaTGCATCGGCCTCGGAGATGGCCCTAGATTCCCGGATGGAAATTCACACAGTGTCTGATGCTCCCGATTAA